A part of Agromyces protaetiae genomic DNA contains:
- a CDS encoding ABC transporter ATP-binding protein, protein MTVDTASETDASPDIALGGAAIELAGVTIQYERPGDEPLRIVSDYDLTLERGKIHCLAGRSGSGKTSILRVAAGLVPPASGSVRWEGLEITGLSDDVVTTRRRTHVGYLDQRGSLVPGLTALENVLLPAVPDRRTREFARPARDILHRLGVGSRATHYPDRLSGGERQRVAFARALLLGPAVIMADEPTASLDRATADQLIALLHDLADDGIAVLVASHDEHLIAAADSRTTLA, encoded by the coding sequence GTGACCGTCGACACCGCTTCCGAGACGGATGCCTCGCCCGACATCGCCCTCGGCGGCGCCGCGATCGAACTGGCCGGCGTCACGATCCAGTACGAGCGACCGGGCGACGAGCCGCTGCGCATCGTCTCGGACTACGACCTGACGCTCGAGCGCGGCAAGATCCACTGCCTCGCGGGCCGCAGCGGCTCGGGCAAGACGTCGATCCTGCGCGTCGCGGCCGGGCTCGTGCCGCCCGCGTCGGGATCGGTGCGCTGGGAGGGCCTGGAGATCACGGGCCTCTCCGACGACGTCGTGACGACCCGCCGCCGCACCCACGTCGGGTACCTCGACCAGCGCGGCAGCCTCGTGCCGGGGCTCACGGCGCTCGAGAACGTGCTGCTGCCGGCCGTGCCCGATCGGCGCACGCGCGAGTTCGCACGGCCCGCACGAGACATCCTGCACCGGCTCGGCGTCGGGTCGCGCGCGACGCACTACCCCGACCGGCTCTCGGGCGGCGAGCGTCAGCGCGTCGCGTTCGCGCGTGCGCTGCTGCTCGGCCCCGCCGTCATCATGGCCGACGAGCCGACCGCGAGCCTCGACCGTGCGACGGCCGATCAGCTCATCGCGCTCTTGCACGACCTCGCCGACGACGGCATCGCAGTGCTCGTCGCGTCGCACGACGAGCACCTCATCGCCGCAGCCGACTCGCGCACGACGCTCGCGTGA